In Arthrobacter sp. QXT-31, one genomic interval encodes:
- a CDS encoding flavin reductase family protein, with amino-acid sequence MDITPSAEKTPDSDITPALYRQILGKLPTGVTAITGVNDDDEKLGLVVGTFQSLSLEPPLVMFCVDKSSSSWPKLRKLQKFTANILSDDQISICRSLSRKGPEKFEGLPCAPGPLGTPHLDGATAYIDCVVTAEVVVGDHYMVVGSVTNMSEGTGDALLFRGGKFGQYLPIEIPAPVPAAPAAPENEPARSAS; translated from the coding sequence ATGGATATCACCCCCTCCGCCGAGAAAACTCCGGACAGCGACATCACCCCCGCGCTTTACCGCCAGATCCTGGGCAAGCTGCCCACCGGCGTCACCGCCATCACCGGCGTCAACGACGACGACGAGAAGCTCGGCCTCGTCGTCGGCACCTTCCAGTCCCTGTCACTGGAGCCGCCGCTGGTGATGTTCTGCGTGGACAAGTCCTCCTCCAGCTGGCCGAAACTGCGCAAGCTGCAGAAGTTCACCGCCAACATCCTCTCCGACGACCAGATCAGCATCTGCCGGTCGCTGTCCCGGAAGGGACCCGAGAAGTTCGAGGGCCTGCCCTGCGCCCCCGGCCCCCTCGGTACCCCGCACCTGGACGGCGCCACCGCCTACATCGACTGCGTCGTGACCGCCGAGGTCGTCGTCGGCGACCACTACATGGTGGTCGGCTCCGTGACCAACATGAGCGAAGGAACCGGCGACGCCCTGCTGTTCCGGGGCGGCAAGTTCGGCCAGTACCTGCCCATCGAAATCCCAGCCCCCGTCCCCGCCGCCCCTGCGGCACCGGAAAACGAACCCGCAAGGAGCGCATCATGA
- a CDS encoding flavin reductase family protein produces MSAPVLETRRIDSDTYRAVMRHLPTGVAAICSTDPVTGAQNGMIVGTFASLSMEPALVTFSVMRSSTSWPKIAEAGTFSVSLLAEDQQQVCRALSAKGEDKLSNVAWSESAWGTPHLHGSLAWFDCRVEQQFTAGDHVVVIASVLAMTPAEGASAPLIFHGGRFGSFRETA; encoded by the coding sequence ATGAGCGCCCCCGTACTGGAAACCCGCCGGATCGATTCCGACACCTACCGTGCCGTCATGCGGCACCTGCCCACCGGCGTTGCCGCGATCTGCTCCACGGATCCTGTCACCGGGGCCCAGAACGGCATGATCGTGGGAACGTTCGCCTCGCTGTCCATGGAGCCGGCGCTCGTGACTTTCAGCGTGATGCGCTCCTCCACGAGCTGGCCAAAGATCGCCGAGGCCGGCACCTTCAGCGTCAGCCTCCTCGCCGAGGACCAGCAGCAGGTGTGCCGCGCGCTCTCCGCCAAGGGCGAGGACAAGCTCAGCAATGTTGCCTGGTCCGAATCCGCGTGGGGCACCCCTCACCTTCACGGTTCCCTTGCCTGGTTCGACTGCCGGGTTGAACAGCAGTTCACGGCCGGGGACCACGTCGTCGTCATCGCCAGCGTGCTGGCCATGACACCCGCTGAGGGGGCTTCGGCCCCGCTCATCTTCCACGGCGGACGCTTCGGCAGCTTCCGCGAAACCGCCTGA
- a CDS encoding flavin monoamine oxidase family protein, with the protein MTTQTTKDPSMTEQTDVVVIGAGLAGLTTARELSNRGHKVVVLEAQNRLGGRVYTERRLGQNLELGGNWLHWTQPHVWAEVTRYGLEVSRGPRSEETYWLAGNEVRRGNLDDFMKLIDPGMTRLLEDTVKWLPRPDAPLTVENLAEVDQYNLQEILDKLDLSEDERNANEAAWVGHFNAPLNQCAYVNALRWTAGSSGHWHLMHEASAIYRLKDGNDGLVNAIAEDSTADIRLNAPVTAVRHNADGATIAYGDGQEIQAKKVVITLSQNILHKLDVQPALSEGKLAPSRERTASQGVKAWIRVKGPIKPFFAYSAQDKPLSVIRTEFVSETDAVLVGFGADANRIDVTDPVQVQEAIKVWRDDLEVLEVTGHKWGEDPYAEETWQIQRPGQLTKYHAAQQASEGALHFASSDTANIWAGFFDGAIESGLRTGRNIHAELKAAGPEEKA; encoded by the coding sequence ATCACGACACAAACTACGAAGGATCCTTCAATGACTGAACAGACTGACGTCGTCGTCATCGGTGCCGGCCTGGCCGGCCTGACCACCGCCCGCGAGCTCAGCAACCGCGGCCACAAAGTGGTAGTCCTCGAAGCCCAGAACCGCCTCGGCGGCCGCGTCTACACCGAACGCCGGCTCGGCCAGAACCTGGAACTCGGCGGCAACTGGCTGCACTGGACCCAGCCCCACGTCTGGGCCGAGGTCACCCGCTACGGCCTGGAGGTCTCCCGCGGCCCCCGCTCGGAAGAAACCTACTGGCTGGCCGGCAACGAAGTCCGCCGCGGCAACCTGGACGACTTCATGAAGCTGATCGACCCGGGCATGACCCGGCTGCTGGAAGACACCGTGAAGTGGCTGCCCCGCCCGGACGCACCGCTGACCGTGGAGAACCTGGCCGAGGTGGACCAGTACAACCTGCAGGAAATCCTGGACAAGCTCGACCTCTCCGAGGACGAGCGGAACGCGAACGAGGCCGCCTGGGTGGGCCACTTCAACGCCCCCCTGAACCAGTGCGCCTACGTCAACGCCCTGCGCTGGACCGCCGGCTCCTCCGGACACTGGCACCTCATGCACGAGGCCTCCGCGATCTACCGCCTCAAGGACGGCAACGACGGCCTCGTCAACGCCATCGCCGAGGACAGCACCGCCGACATCCGCCTGAACGCCCCCGTCACGGCCGTCCGCCACAACGCCGACGGCGCCACCATCGCCTACGGCGACGGCCAGGAAATCCAGGCCAAGAAGGTGGTCATCACCCTGTCCCAGAACATCCTGCACAAGCTCGATGTCCAGCCCGCCCTGTCCGAGGGCAAGCTCGCCCCCAGCCGGGAAAGAACCGCGTCCCAGGGCGTCAAAGCCTGGATCCGGGTCAAGGGCCCCATCAAGCCGTTCTTCGCCTACTCCGCGCAGGACAAGCCGCTCTCCGTGATCCGCACCGAATTCGTCAGCGAGACGGACGCCGTGCTGGTCGGCTTCGGCGCCGACGCGAACCGCATCGACGTCACCGACCCCGTCCAGGTCCAGGAAGCCATCAAAGTCTGGCGCGACGACCTCGAAGTCCTCGAAGTCACCGGCCACAAGTGGGGCGAAGACCCCTACGCCGAGGAAACCTGGCAGATCCAGCGCCCCGGCCAGCTCACCAAGTACCACGCCGCACAGCAGGCGTCCGAAGGCGCACTGCACTTCGCCAGCAGCGACACCGCGAACATCTGGGCCGGCTTCTTCGACGGCGCCATCGAATCCGGCCTCCGCACCGGCCGCAACATCCACGCAGAACTCAAAGCCGCAGGACCGGAGGAAAAGGCATGA
- a CDS encoding 2-keto-4-pentenoate hydratase: MTTIALEDIAGTLRAARLQGQPIDAPTETWPSLDADAAFEVQKINVRRAVENGDRLVGYKLGNIAKVMQDAFGLDQPDYGHLLASSFAYEGTTLKLSTFIEPFVELEPAFVLKGHLGGRNTTIADVINAIDYALPAIEIIDSRVKNWAIGLPDTLADNGSTGAILLGGTPRRLTDLNLRDTRGVLRFNDREVISGTTGNILGNPIAALAWLVNRLADYDVEFEPGQVILPGSCLQAVPMREAGRWSGTFEGWGTVEFDVAR; encoded by the coding sequence ATGACCACCATCGCGCTCGAAGACATCGCGGGCACCCTCCGCGCCGCCCGGCTTCAGGGCCAGCCGATCGACGCCCCCACCGAAACCTGGCCGTCCCTCGATGCCGATGCCGCGTTCGAGGTGCAGAAGATCAACGTCCGCCGCGCCGTCGAAAACGGTGACCGTCTGGTGGGCTACAAACTCGGCAACATCGCCAAGGTCATGCAGGACGCCTTTGGCCTCGACCAGCCGGACTACGGGCACCTGCTGGCCAGCAGCTTCGCGTACGAAGGCACCACCCTGAAGCTGAGCACGTTCATCGAGCCCTTCGTGGAACTCGAGCCCGCGTTCGTCCTGAAGGGGCACCTCGGCGGACGGAACACCACCATCGCCGATGTCATCAATGCCATCGACTACGCGCTGCCGGCCATCGAAATCATCGACTCCCGGGTCAAGAACTGGGCCATCGGGCTTCCGGACACACTGGCAGACAACGGCTCCACCGGCGCGATCCTCCTCGGCGGGACCCCCCGGCGCCTCACCGACCTGAACCTCCGGGACACCCGCGGCGTCCTGCGGTTCAACGACCGGGAAGTTATTTCCGGCACCACCGGCAACATCCTCGGCAACCCGATCGCCGCCCTGGCCTGGCTCGTCAACCGCCTCGCGGACTACGACGTCGAGTTCGAACCCGGACAGGTCATCCTGCCCGGCAGTTGCCTGCAGGCCGTCCCCATGCGGGAAGCCGGCCGCTGGTCCGGCACGTTCGAGGGCTGGGGCACCGTGGAATTCGACGTAGCGCGCTAG
- a CDS encoding fumarylacetoacetate hydrolase family protein gives MRLANIANRLTLVTPKNEAVDLPQVTGGVFGPSIQDCYERWDELLELARPFETMPGKPLADIPFKDFGNPAPRPRQVFAIGLNYAAHAAEVSLAVPQDLTVFTKFSSSLAGPYGTVTLPPGTVDWEVELVAVIGRGGASIPAERAWSYVAGITIGQDLSERTMQSAGPAPQYSLAKSFPGFGPAGPLLVTPDEFEDPDSIELGCAINGEVVQKGNTSDMVFPVPEIIARLSKVTQLFPGDVIFTGTPPGVGVGRVPQRFLAPGDELVTYMRGVGEMRHRMQASS, from the coding sequence GTGCGCCTGGCCAACATCGCGAACCGGCTGACACTCGTCACGCCGAAGAACGAAGCCGTCGATCTCCCGCAGGTGACAGGTGGCGTTTTTGGTCCATCGATCCAGGACTGCTACGAACGCTGGGATGAGCTTCTCGAGCTTGCGCGCCCGTTCGAAACCATGCCGGGAAAGCCATTGGCCGACATCCCGTTCAAAGACTTCGGCAACCCGGCACCCCGGCCGCGGCAGGTGTTCGCGATCGGGCTCAACTATGCCGCCCACGCCGCGGAAGTCTCGCTTGCGGTGCCCCAGGACCTCACCGTTTTCACCAAGTTCTCCAGCTCCCTCGCCGGCCCCTACGGCACCGTCACCCTCCCGCCCGGCACCGTTGACTGGGAGGTCGAGCTGGTGGCAGTCATCGGCCGCGGCGGAGCAAGCATCCCTGCGGAAAGGGCCTGGAGCTACGTCGCCGGGATCACCATCGGGCAGGACCTGTCCGAACGGACCATGCAGTCAGCCGGGCCCGCGCCGCAGTACAGCCTTGCCAAGTCCTTTCCCGGTTTCGGTCCGGCCGGCCCGCTCCTGGTCACCCCGGATGAGTTCGAGGACCCGGACAGCATCGAACTCGGCTGTGCCATCAACGGCGAAGTGGTCCAGAAGGGCAACACCTCGGACATGGTCTTCCCGGTTCCCGAGATCATCGCCCGCCTCTCCAAAGTCACGCAGCTGTTCCCCGGAGATGTCATCTTCACCGGCACGCCTCCCGGAGTGGGAGTGGGCCGCGTGCCCCAGCGCTTCCTCGCCCCCGGCGATGAACTCGTAACGTACATGCGCGGCGTGGGCGAGATGCGCCACAGGATGCAGGCCTCCTCCTAG
- a CDS encoding heavy-metal-associated domain-containing protein, whose amino-acid sequence MSTISTKVHVSGMTCGHCVSAVSEELEALAGVEEIDIDLNAGGISTVTITSTQKLSPSEIGEAVAEAGYLVVANEA is encoded by the coding sequence GTGAGCACCATCTCCACCAAAGTCCACGTTTCCGGCATGACCTGCGGGCACTGCGTATCGGCCGTCAGCGAGGAACTTGAGGCACTCGCCGGCGTCGAGGAGATCGACATCGACCTCAATGCGGGCGGAATTTCCACCGTCACCATCACCTCCACCCAGAAGCTCTCGCCGTCGGAAATTGGCGAGGCGGTGGCCGAGGCCGGCTACCTGGTAGTGGCCAACGAGGCATAA
- a CDS encoding MoaD/ThiS family protein, with the protein MAEISVVLPSVLQPLAGGQSILTTPADGAVTVGWLLDSVTGDYPVLARRLRDERGALRRYVNIYVNGEEVRRLRGLETEVSAGQEVLIIQSVAGG; encoded by the coding sequence GTGGCTGAGATCAGCGTGGTCCTTCCCAGCGTCCTCCAGCCGCTCGCCGGCGGGCAGTCCATACTGACTACACCCGCCGACGGGGCGGTGACTGTGGGCTGGTTGCTGGATTCCGTGACCGGGGATTACCCGGTGCTCGCCAGGCGGCTGCGGGACGAAAGGGGTGCGCTCCGCCGCTACGTGAATATTTACGTGAACGGTGAGGAGGTCCGGCGTCTTCGCGGCCTGGAAACGGAAGTTTCTGCCGGCCAGGAGGTGCTGATTATTCAGTCCGTGGCTGGCGGCTAG
- a CDS encoding WD40/YVTN/BNR-like repeat-containing protein: protein MGCMTAPESFVLAIGTKKGLWLATSQDRKQWSLSGPHFLMSEIPSIGIDTRNGRTRIMVGVRSEHWGPTVAHSDDLGASWTEPEQGAIKFPEDTDAAVERIWQIYPDADSRPGVVWAGAEPISVWKSTDGGEHFELNRGLWDHPHRSEWGAGYGGAAAHSIVVNPSGDNVHVAMSTGGVYRSLDGGTSWEPRNKGISAYFMPDPNPEFGQCVHKIAADAAVEGRLYAQNHHGVYRTDDNAENWESIAEGLPADFGFVMLTHPRRAGTAWVVPLKADGERIPPDGKLAVHRTDDAGGTWKRLDSGLPQSEFNSVLRDAASVDSAEPAGVYFGTRGGSVYASADEGETFAEVASHLPDVLCVRAAVVAGAPVKAGAPV, encoded by the coding sequence ATGGGGTGCATGACTGCCCCTGAGAGTTTCGTCTTAGCAATCGGGACCAAAAAAGGCCTCTGGCTCGCCACCAGCCAGGACCGGAAGCAGTGGTCCTTGTCAGGTCCGCACTTCCTGATGAGCGAGATACCGAGCATCGGCATCGACACTCGGAACGGCCGCACACGCATCATGGTGGGGGTGCGGTCCGAGCACTGGGGGCCCACCGTTGCCCATTCGGATGACCTCGGTGCCAGCTGGACCGAGCCCGAACAGGGTGCAATTAAGTTCCCTGAGGATACGGACGCCGCCGTGGAACGGATCTGGCAGATCTACCCCGACGCCGACTCCCGCCCGGGGGTGGTCTGGGCCGGTGCGGAGCCGATTTCGGTGTGGAAATCGACCGACGGCGGTGAGCACTTCGAGCTGAACCGCGGTCTGTGGGATCACCCGCACCGCAGTGAGTGGGGTGCCGGCTACGGCGGCGCCGCCGCCCACTCAATCGTGGTCAACCCCTCAGGGGACAACGTGCATGTGGCCATGAGCACCGGAGGCGTGTACCGCTCGCTCGACGGCGGGACCTCATGGGAGCCGCGGAACAAAGGCATCTCCGCCTACTTCATGCCCGATCCCAACCCCGAATTCGGCCAATGCGTGCACAAGATTGCCGCGGATGCCGCCGTCGAAGGCCGCCTTTACGCGCAGAACCACCACGGCGTGTACCGCACTGATGACAATGCCGAGAACTGGGAATCGATCGCGGAAGGCCTGCCGGCAGATTTCGGGTTCGTCATGCTGACGCACCCGAGACGGGCAGGCACAGCGTGGGTTGTCCCCTTAAAGGCCGACGGCGAACGCATCCCGCCGGACGGAAAGCTCGCCGTGCACCGCACGGATGATGCCGGCGGGACGTGGAAGCGCCTGGATTCCGGGCTGCCGCAATCAGAATTCAATTCCGTGCTCCGTGACGCGGCCAGCGTCGATTCCGCAGAACCCGCCGGGGTCTACTTCGGAACCCGCGGAGGCTCGGTGTACGCCAGCGCCGATGAAGGTGAAACCTTTGCGGAGGTGGCGTCCCACCTGCCGGATGTGCTGTGTGTCCGCGCCGCCGTTGTGGCGGGTGCCCCGGTAAAGGCGGGTGCTCCTGTATGA
- a CDS encoding aldehyde dehydrogenase (NADP(+)): protein MTLAGHSLIAGETTPGTSGTAHGINPATNEQLEPAYTLISEQQLKAATDAAADAFDSFSALEPEQHARFLEAIAENIEAIGDELIERTSIETGLGLDRLRGERARTTGQLRLFADVVRHGDFRGVRIDPALPERTPLPRADIRQRQIPLGPVAVFGASNFPLAFSVAGGDTASAFAAGCPVIVKAHNAHPGAAELVGQAITKAVADLGLHPGVFSLVYGSGASIGQALVADPAIKAVGFTGSRAGGTALMRTAAARPEPIPVYAEMSSINPVYVFPGALEGDVATLAKQYVASVTGSSGQLCTSPGLVFVPEGDAGNRFTAAITDAITELSGQTMLSGGIASAWQHGHDALEAAADVELLGRGTKGPGENSPAPAVFSAELDVFINNPVLHEEIFGAASLVVRYKGIEELVAVTGKLEGQLTASLHITGDDYAAAAPLIPALERKVGRIIVNGWPTGVEVGHAVVHGGPFPATSDAKTTSVGSLAIDRFLRPVAYQNFPDQLRPAPLQDANPWQVNRLIDGKPEHAS from the coding sequence ATGACACTTGCAGGACATTCCCTCATCGCCGGGGAAACCACCCCCGGCACCAGCGGCACGGCCCATGGCATCAACCCGGCCACCAATGAACAGCTCGAACCCGCCTACACCCTGATCAGTGAACAGCAGCTCAAAGCGGCCACCGACGCGGCCGCCGACGCTTTCGACTCCTTCAGCGCCCTCGAGCCGGAGCAGCATGCCCGGTTCCTCGAAGCGATCGCCGAAAACATCGAGGCCATCGGTGATGAGCTGATCGAACGGACCTCGATCGAGACCGGGCTCGGCCTGGACCGGCTGCGCGGCGAACGCGCCCGGACCACCGGCCAACTGCGGCTCTTCGCCGACGTCGTCCGCCACGGCGACTTCCGCGGCGTCCGCATCGACCCCGCGCTGCCCGAGCGCACTCCCCTGCCCCGGGCCGACATCCGCCAGCGGCAGATTCCCCTGGGACCCGTGGCCGTGTTCGGCGCCAGCAACTTCCCGCTCGCGTTCTCGGTCGCCGGCGGTGACACGGCCTCGGCTTTCGCTGCCGGCTGCCCTGTGATCGTCAAGGCACACAACGCCCACCCCGGCGCCGCCGAGCTCGTCGGACAGGCCATCACCAAGGCGGTTGCTGATCTTGGCCTGCACCCGGGTGTCTTCTCCCTCGTTTACGGCTCCGGCGCCAGCATCGGCCAGGCCCTTGTGGCCGACCCCGCCATCAAGGCCGTCGGCTTCACCGGCTCCCGGGCCGGCGGAACCGCCCTCATGCGCACCGCCGCCGCACGCCCCGAGCCGATTCCGGTCTACGCCGAAATGTCCTCGATCAACCCGGTGTACGTCTTCCCCGGCGCGCTGGAGGGCGACGTGGCGACCCTCGCCAAGCAGTACGTTGCCTCGGTGACCGGCAGCTCCGGACAGCTCTGCACCTCACCAGGCCTGGTCTTCGTCCCGGAAGGCGACGCGGGGAACCGCTTCACCGCCGCCATCACCGACGCCATCACCGAACTGTCCGGCCAGACCATGCTCAGCGGCGGCATCGCCTCGGCCTGGCAGCACGGCCACGACGCGCTCGAAGCAGCCGCCGACGTCGAACTCCTCGGCCGGGGCACGAAGGGACCGGGCGAGAACTCGCCGGCACCGGCTGTCTTCAGTGCCGAACTCGACGTCTTCATCAACAACCCCGTCCTGCATGAGGAAATCTTCGGCGCCGCCTCCCTGGTGGTCCGCTACAAGGGCATTGAGGAACTGGTTGCAGTCACCGGCAAGCTGGAGGGACAGCTCACCGCATCCCTGCACATCACCGGGGACGACTACGCCGCCGCGGCGCCGCTCATCCCGGCGCTGGAGCGCAAGGTTGGCCGCATCATCGTCAACGGCTGGCCCACCGGCGTGGAGGTCGGCCACGCCGTGGTCCACGGCGGCCCGTTCCCGGCCACCTCGGATGCCAAGACCACCTCGGTCGGATCGCTCGCGATTGACCGCTTCCTGCGCCCGGTCGCCTACCAGAACTTCCCCGACCAGCTCCGTCCGGCACCCCTGCAGGACGCCAACCCCTGGCAGGTCAACCGCCTGATCGACGGCAAGCCCGAGCACGCCTCCTAA
- a CDS encoding ester cyclase has translation MSRRDTILKAWNGAWGNGDFTAFEQLLAPGYVRRSKSGSEDYAALRKTIEAMHTAFPDSRTEILEIIEDGPKVAVHWQTTGTHTGEFMDVPATGRSIAVTGASFLKFDGDKLAEEWVVWDPRELLSALGIWHLGAGNA, from the coding sequence ATGAGCCGCCGCGACACCATCCTCAAGGCCTGGAACGGCGCCTGGGGAAACGGGGACTTCACGGCGTTCGAGCAGCTCCTCGCACCCGGTTACGTCCGCCGGTCCAAGTCCGGCAGTGAGGACTACGCCGCCCTTAGGAAGACCATCGAGGCGATGCACACCGCCTTCCCCGATTCCCGCACCGAAATCCTGGAAATCATCGAGGACGGCCCCAAGGTGGCCGTGCACTGGCAGACCACCGGCACCCACACCGGCGAATTCATGGACGTCCCCGCCACGGGGCGCAGCATCGCCGTGACCGGCGCATCCTTCCTGAAATTCGACGGCGACAAGCTCGCCGAGGAATGGGTGGTCTGGGACCCGCGCGAACTGCTTTCCGCCCTCGGCATCTGGCACCTGGGAGCCGGCAACGCCTAG
- a CDS encoding LLM class flavin-dependent oxidoreductase: MKNAPLSLFAFDVFAPSHLTSGSWRAEGDQGHRYTDLQYWTGIAQTLEKAGFDGIFFADNVGYHDVYRGNGDAALRDAAQFPINDPTVLVSGMAAVTRHLTFGVTCSATYEPPYLLARKYSSLDHLTNGRVGWNIVTSYSEAAARNLGKEQQLSPAERYDMADEYMDVVYKLWESSFEEDAVVRDVESATYIDPAKVHQINHSGKHFTVPGFHLCEPSPQRTPVLFQAGASSRGMEFGGKHAEAVFLQGTSVEGTARSVAKLRQAVADAGRDPRDVKIVILLTVIVAPTDEEAQAKYRKAVETAPIDGILARFSGWTGIDMSEYELDTPLRSVNTKAGQSMVDMFSKADPDRDWTPRQIAEFLAVGGTGSTIIGSPETVAAELRRWRDEADVDGVNLSYITKPGSWEDFIELALPELRAQGLIAPAPAADQEPVTLREKLFGQKYTLDGHPATAQRTARLAPTGN, from the coding sequence ATGAAAAACGCACCTCTGAGCCTTTTCGCTTTTGACGTCTTTGCCCCGAGTCACCTGACCTCCGGTTCCTGGCGGGCCGAAGGCGATCAGGGCCACCGGTACACGGACCTCCAGTACTGGACGGGCATCGCACAGACGCTCGAAAAGGCCGGTTTCGACGGCATTTTCTTCGCCGACAACGTCGGCTACCACGACGTCTACCGCGGAAACGGCGATGCTGCCCTGCGTGACGCCGCACAGTTCCCGATCAATGACCCGACCGTGCTGGTCAGCGGCATGGCCGCAGTGACCAGGCACCTCACCTTCGGTGTGACCTGCTCGGCAACCTACGAGCCGCCCTACCTGCTGGCACGCAAGTACAGCAGCCTGGACCACCTCACCAACGGCCGCGTGGGCTGGAACATCGTGACCTCCTACTCGGAGGCTGCCGCCCGTAACCTCGGCAAGGAACAGCAGCTGTCCCCGGCCGAGCGCTACGACATGGCCGATGAGTACATGGACGTGGTCTACAAGCTCTGGGAAAGCTCCTTCGAAGAGGACGCCGTTGTCCGGGACGTCGAATCCGCCACGTACATCGATCCGGCCAAGGTGCACCAGATCAACCACTCCGGCAAGCACTTCACGGTGCCCGGCTTCCACCTCTGCGAGCCGTCCCCGCAGCGCACCCCGGTCCTGTTCCAGGCCGGCGCCTCCTCCCGGGGCATGGAATTCGGCGGCAAGCACGCCGAAGCCGTTTTCCTCCAGGGGACCTCGGTGGAGGGCACCGCACGCAGTGTGGCCAAGCTCCGCCAGGCCGTGGCCGACGCCGGCCGCGATCCCCGCGACGTCAAGATCGTCATCCTCCTCACCGTCATCGTCGCCCCCACCGACGAGGAAGCCCAGGCCAAGTACCGGAAAGCCGTGGAGACCGCACCGATCGACGGGATCCTGGCCCGCTTCAGCGGCTGGACCGGCATCGACATGTCCGAGTACGAACTGGACACCCCGCTGCGCTCCGTCAACACCAAGGCCGGCCAGTCCATGGTGGACATGTTCTCCAAGGCCGACCCGGACCGCGACTGGACCCCGCGCCAGATCGCCGAGTTCCTCGCCGTCGGCGGCACCGGCTCCACCATCATCGGCTCCCCGGAAACCGTCGCCGCCGAACTGCGCCGCTGGCGGGACGAGGCCGACGTCGACGGCGTGAACCTCAGCTACATCACCAAGCCCGGCAGCTGGGAAGACTTCATCGAACTCGCTCTGCCCGAACTGCGCGCCCAGGGCCTGATCGCGCCGGCCCCCGCCGCCGACCAGGAACCGGTCACCCTGCGCGAAAAGCTCTTCGGCCAGAAGTACACCCTGGACGGCCACCCCGCCACGGCACAGCGCACCGCCCGGCTCGCACCCACCGGCAACTAA
- a CDS encoding universal stress protein, whose translation MDAERFSGPPPLLVGMVPGQHPEVLKTAVSLAQKLSAPLLCAYVDEASYLVEWDPARSAHRLSLHPDRDDDDIRSVTTELKSAITSAVRNGGPAWTLRTLAGDPARALGRLASEVNAPMIIVGTPERGFGHRLTEFLNGSVAAWLTHHQSRPVLVVPFRMAAHEDRGE comes from the coding sequence ATGGATGCAGAGCGCTTCAGCGGCCCGCCTCCCCTCCTCGTGGGCATGGTTCCCGGGCAGCATCCGGAGGTCCTCAAGACCGCCGTCAGTCTCGCCCAAAAGCTGTCCGCCCCGCTGCTATGTGCCTACGTGGATGAGGCAAGCTACCTGGTGGAGTGGGATCCCGCGCGCTCCGCGCACCGCCTCTCCCTCCATCCGGACAGGGACGACGACGATATCCGCTCTGTTACGACTGAACTGAAGTCCGCCATCACATCGGCCGTCCGGAATGGCGGACCTGCATGGACCCTGCGCACGCTGGCCGGGGACCCGGCGAGGGCCCTCGGCAGGCTGGCATCCGAGGTCAATGCCCCGATGATCATTGTGGGCACACCGGAGCGGGGTTTCGGGCACCGCCTGACCGAATTCTTGAACGGTTCCGTGGCCGCGTGGCTCACCCACCACCAGAGCCGGCCCGTTCTGGTGGTTCCGTTCCGAATGGCCGCGCATGAGGACCGGGGCGAATAG
- a CDS encoding metal-sensitive transcriptional regulator, producing the protein METSDRAPGAPNEEAAVDSGQHGYTADKDAYLRRLRRIEGQVRGIARMVEEDKYCIDILTQVAAVTKALHAVSLGLVEEHIGHCVVGAVAEPDPDLRAEAIDVKVKEAAGAIGRLLR; encoded by the coding sequence ATGGAGACTTCAGATCGGGCGCCTGGAGCGCCCAACGAAGAAGCGGCCGTTGACTCCGGGCAGCATGGTTACACTGCCGACAAGGACGCCTACCTGCGCCGGCTCCGCCGGATCGAGGGCCAGGTCCGAGGAATCGCCCGGATGGTCGAGGAGGATAAGTACTGCATCGACATCCTGACGCAGGTCGCGGCTGTGACAAAGGCCCTGCATGCCGTCAGCCTGGGCCTCGTGGAGGAGCACATCGGCCACTGCGTCGTCGGGGCGGTCGCCGAGCCCGATCCTGATCTGCGGGCTGAAGCCATCGACGTTAAGGTCAAAGAGGCCGCGGGTGCCATCGGGCGCCTGCTCCGCTAA